A window of Metabacillus sp. B2-18 contains these coding sequences:
- a CDS encoding TIGR01212 family radical SAM protein (This family includes YhcC from E. coli K-12, an uncharacterized radical SAM protein.) — protein MKQSSSFAYSTDNKRYHTWNYHLRQHFGHKVFKVALDGGFDCPNRDGTVAHGGCTFCSAAGSGDFAGNRADHLITQFHEIKDKMHTKWKNGKYMAYFQAYTNTHAPVEVLREKFESVLAQEDVVGLSIATRPDCLPDDVVEYLAELNQRTYLWVELGLQTVHERTALLINRAHDFQCYVDGVKKLRKHGIRVCSHIINGLPLENNEMMMETAKAVANLDVQGIKIHLLHLLKGTPMVKQYEKGKLEFLGLEEYVNLVCDQLELLPPEMIVHRITGDGPIDLMIGPMWSVNKWNVLNSIDAELKRRNSFQGKYYRKTEVLS, from the coding sequence TTTGCCTATTCTACGGATAATAAACGTTATCATACATGGAATTATCATTTACGTCAGCACTTTGGACATAAGGTTTTTAAGGTTGCTTTAGATGGAGGTTTTGATTGTCCTAATCGAGATGGTACTGTTGCACATGGTGGTTGCACCTTTTGTAGTGCTGCAGGGTCTGGTGATTTTGCAGGTAATCGTGCAGATCATCTTATTACGCAATTTCATGAAATCAAAGATAAAATGCATACAAAATGGAAGAACGGAAAGTATATGGCTTATTTTCAAGCCTATACAAATACACATGCTCCGGTAGAAGTGTTAAGAGAAAAGTTTGAATCTGTTCTCGCTCAAGAAGATGTGGTAGGTCTTTCTATTGCAACACGACCAGATTGTTTACCTGATGATGTGGTTGAATACTTGGCAGAATTAAATCAGCGTACGTATCTTTGGGTTGAGCTTGGTTTGCAAACTGTTCACGAACGAACAGCCCTTCTCATTAATCGTGCCCATGATTTTCAATGCTATGTTGATGGCGTGAAAAAATTACGTAAACACGGAATTAGAGTGTGTTCTCATATTATTAACGGATTACCACTAGAAAATAATGAAATGATGATGGAAACCGCAAAAGCAGTTGCAAACCTTGATGTGCAAGGAATTAAAATCCACCTTTTACACTTATTAAAAGGAACACCTATGGTTAAACAATACGAAAAAGGAAAGCTTGAGTTTTTAGGTTTAGAAGAATATGTGAATCTTGTTTGTGATCAATTGGAATTACTTCCACCCGAGATGATTGTTCATCGTATTACAGGTGATGGGCCGATTGATCTTATGATTGGGCCTATGTGGAGTGTAAACAAGTGGAATGTTTTAAATTCGATTGATGCCGAATTAAAACGAAGAAATAGCTTTCAAGGAAAATATTATCGTAAAACAGAGGTACTTTCTTAA
- a CDS encoding class I SAM-dependent methyltransferase, whose product MKLKRILPFAKQLLEEAINEGDIVVDATIGNGHDTVFLAQLVGKQGHVYGFDIQEQALLNTVERLKTNNLQERVTLSQQGHHFISSVIPEEKHGLISGAMFNLGYLPGGDPSIVTNFETTISAIKQLLHVMKPEGMIVIVVYHGHPEGKIERDELMSFVERIDSSVAHVLKYQFINKQNNPPYIVAIEKC is encoded by the coding sequence ATGAAGTTAAAACGTATATTGCCTTTTGCCAAACAATTATTAGAAGAAGCAATTAATGAGGGAGATATTGTTGTTGATGCTACAATTGGTAATGGTCACGATACTGTTTTTCTAGCACAACTCGTTGGAAAACAAGGTCATGTTTACGGATTTGATATTCAAGAACAGGCTCTTCTCAATACAGTGGAACGACTGAAAACAAATAACCTTCAAGAAAGAGTCACACTTTCTCAACAAGGACACCATTTTATTTCATCAGTTATACCTGAAGAAAAGCATGGGCTTATAAGTGGGGCTATGTTTAATCTAGGTTATTTACCAGGTGGAGATCCTTCTATTGTTACGAATTTTGAAACAACAATATCAGCTATTAAACAGCTGTTACATGTGATGAAACCTGAAGGAATGATTGTCATTGTTGTTTATCATGGTCATCCTGAAGGAAAGATAGAACGAGACGAGCTTATGAGCTTTGTTGAAAGAATCGATTCAAGTGTAGCTCATGTTTTAAAATATCAATTTATAAACAAACAAAATAATCCACCATATATTGTTGCGATTGAAAAATGTTAG
- a CDS encoding alpha/beta hydrolase: MWKWEAETDDVKGCIVIVHGAAEHHGRYKMLVEMWRLAGYHVVIGDLPGQGTTTRRRGHIESFDEYIKEVNEWITEAKKFGAPLFLLGHSMGGLIVIRALQEKHHDVKAVILSSPCLGILFKPNKALELASRGLNLIMPSFKVQSQLNVGLATRSKAVQEIDENDSLYVTKVSVRWYRELIKAMEEAQNQVGKFQDVPLLLMQGGADKIVDKSLVKAWFNKVDLHEKNYKEWKGLYHEIFNEPEQEIVFETAKRFFDAHSHDQK, translated from the coding sequence ATGTGGAAATGGGAAGCTGAAACAGATGATGTAAAGGGATGTATTGTTATTGTCCATGGAGCTGCTGAACATCATGGTCGCTATAAAATGCTTGTAGAAATGTGGAGATTAGCTGGATATCATGTTGTAATCGGTGATTTACCAGGTCAAGGAACTACAACCAGAAGAAGAGGACACATAGAATCTTTTGATGAATATATAAAAGAAGTGAATGAGTGGATTACGGAAGCAAAGAAATTTGGTGCTCCGCTATTTTTATTAGGTCATAGCATGGGAGGCCTTATTGTTATTCGTGCCTTGCAGGAAAAGCATCATGATGTGAAGGCAGTAATTCTATCGTCTCCTTGCTTGGGAATATTATTTAAACCTAATAAGGCGCTTGAGCTTGCTTCAAGAGGCTTGAATTTAATTATGCCATCTTTTAAAGTACAGTCACAATTGAATGTTGGTCTTGCTACTCGAAGTAAAGCTGTACAGGAGATTGATGAAAATGATTCTTTATATGTGACAAAGGTTTCCGTAAGATGGTACCGTGAGTTAATAAAGGCTATGGAAGAAGCACAAAATCAGGTTGGTAAATTTCAGGATGTACCGTTACTACTTATGCAAGGCGGCGCAGACAAGATTGTTGACAAGTCACTTGTGAAAGCATGGTTTAACAAAGTAGATCTTCATGAGAAAAATTATAAAGAGTGGAAAGGGCTTTATCATGAAATTTTTAATGAGCCAGAGCAAGAAATAGTTTTTGAAACGGCGAAGAGGTTTTTTGACGCCCATTCACATGATCAAAAGTAA
- a CDS encoding gamma carbonic anhydrase, whose product MIYPFKDKEPQISESAFIADYVTITGDVIVGDESSIWFQTVIRGDVSPTIIGKRVNIQDLCCLHQSPNKPLILEDDVTVGHSVVLHSSIIRKKALIGMGSIILDGAEIGEGAFIGAGSLVPPGKKIPPNTLALGRPAKVVRSLTQEDIKDMERIRREYVEKGQYYKSIKK is encoded by the coding sequence ATGATTTATCCATTTAAAGACAAAGAGCCCCAAATCTCTGAATCAGCTTTCATTGCAGATTATGTAACAATTACCGGTGATGTAATTGTCGGAGATGAATCAAGCATATGGTTTCAAACAGTCATCCGCGGAGATGTTTCACCAACAATTATAGGTAAGCGTGTGAATATTCAGGATTTATGTTGTCTTCATCAAAGTCCTAACAAACCACTAATCCTCGAAGATGACGTGACTGTTGGCCATAGTGTCGTTCTACATAGTAGCATTATTCGCAAGAAAGCTTTAATTGGTATGGGTTCCATCATTTTAGATGGTGCAGAAATTGGTGAAGGAGCCTTTATTGGAGCAGGTAGTCTTGTTCCTCCCGGAAAAAAAATACCCCCTAACACGCTTGCTCTTGGTCGACCAGCAAAGGTTGTAAGATCACTAACTCAAGAAGATATAAAAGATATGGAACGAATCCGTCGTGAATATGTTGAAAAAGGACAATATTATAAATCCATAAAAAAATAG
- a CDS encoding tetraprenyl-beta-curcumene synthase family protein, which produces MTVPQHPIRLMTKVYKEIFPITHFYIKHWKEKAESIPNRELRIQALNSIQEKEFHCEGGAILSMISGQHKQQCIEFIVAYQTISDYLDNLCDRSTSLDPVDFRMLHQSMLDALSCGAPCKNYYQFREDQDDGGYLHELVQTCQNVLSDLQHYPLISKYLLELSNYYCDLQVHKHVKKDERVSRLEDWFERHRGNVPQMEWYEFSACTGSTLGIFCLVAYAFQEGFEENQAKQIMDSYFPYIQGLHILLDYLIDQEEDQQGGDLNFCSYYSSEEVMINRLEYFVEKADIHLKGIPHENFHRLINRGLLGVYLSDDKVASRKELNKLAKRLIKLGGITSFFFYFNGRAYRTIQKFPWKKSS; this is translated from the coding sequence TTGACAGTACCCCAGCATCCGATTAGGTTAATGACTAAGGTATATAAAGAAATATTTCCCATCACCCATTTTTATATAAAGCATTGGAAAGAGAAAGCAGAAAGCATACCGAATAGGGAATTAAGGATACAAGCATTAAATAGTATACAGGAAAAAGAGTTTCACTGTGAAGGTGGAGCAATTTTATCAATGATTTCAGGTCAGCATAAACAGCAATGCATCGAATTTATTGTTGCTTATCAAACAATAAGTGATTATCTAGATAATCTTTGTGATCGAAGTACTTCTCTGGATCCTGTTGATTTTCGCATGCTTCACCAGTCTATGTTAGATGCTTTATCATGCGGTGCTCCTTGTAAAAATTATTACCAATTTAGGGAAGATCAGGATGATGGTGGCTATCTTCATGAGTTAGTTCAAACATGTCAAAATGTTTTATCGGACTTACAACACTATCCTTTGATATCAAAGTATTTACTAGAATTATCAAATTATTATTGCGATCTTCAGGTACATAAGCATGTTAAAAAGGATGAACGAGTGTCACGCCTTGAGGATTGGTTTGAACGACATAGAGGAAATGTACCCCAAATGGAATGGTATGAGTTTTCAGCTTGTACAGGATCAACTCTTGGTATTTTTTGTTTAGTAGCATATGCTTTTCAAGAAGGGTTTGAAGAGAATCAAGCTAAACAAATAATGGACAGCTATTTCCCTTATATCCAGGGTCTTCATATTCTGCTCGATTATTTAATTGACCAAGAAGAGGATCAACAGGGTGGAGACTTGAATTTTTGTAGCTATTATTCGTCAGAAGAAGTCATGATCAATAGATTGGAGTACTTCGTTGAGAAGGCAGATATTCACTTGAAAGGGATTCCACATGAGAATTTTCATCGCTTGATTAATCGGGGATTACTTGGAGTGTATTTATCAGATGATAAGGTTGCATCAAGGAAAGAGCTTAATAAATTAGCAAAAAGATTAATAAAGTTAGGTGGAATAACCTCTTTTTTCTTTTATTTTAATGGAAGAGCATATCGTACAATTCAAAAATTCCCTTGGAAAAAAAGTTCCTAA